CGACTACCTCCGGATCATCACCCAGAAGACCGCCTCGTTCTTCGCCGCCTGCTGCCGGATCGGCGCCGTGCTCGGGCAGTGCGACCCGGAGCGCGTCGAAGCGCTCACCCGGTTCGGGCTGGGCGTCGGCGTTGCGTTCCAGATCTCCGATGACTCGCTGGACTTCGTCGCCGACGAGGCCCGCCTGGGCAAAGCGATCGGGGCCGATTTGCGGGAGGGCAAACGCACGCTCCCGCTGATCGCCGCGCTGGACCGCGCAGGGTCGCAGGAGCGGCAGCGCGTGCTGACCCTCCTCCGCCGCCGGCACCTCGACCCGGAGGAGATCGAGGAGGTCCGCCGGCTGGTGCTCGAGCACGATGGCGTCGAGTACGCGCTGGCGCGGGCCCGCACCTACGCCCAGAGCGCCAAGGAGGACCTGAGCCGGTTCGCCTCGTGCGAGGAGCGTGAGACCCTGGCGCTCGTCGCGGACTACGTCGTGGACCGTGATAGATAGGTGTGTCGGAGGCTCCCAGGCGGCTTCCCCGTCGTGATAGAGTAAACACGAGATGCAGAGGGGGGATGAGCCATAGTCAGGATACATGCCGAGCCCGTCGGGCCGGACAAAGCACTCGTGAGCCGCGAGGAGCTGGGGAGACTGATCGAAGCTGCCCGCAAGGTTGAGGAGGTAGAGTTCGTTGAGTGCGTTGATGATCTACCAGTCGAGGGCCTCACGCGGCTTGCAGCTGAAGGGGGCAGCTTCGACTTCCTCCTGGATCCACGCGAGGAGATTTACACGCTGAACGATCTGAGGGTCCGCTATCGGTGAGGAGGGGAACCACCGTCCTGACTCCTTTCCCGTTCACGGATCTCAGCGGGGCGAAGGTTCGCCCCGCTGTGGTCGTTTCCCCGTCGGATCGACCCGGTGAAGATGTGATCCTCGCGTTCATTTCTTCCGTAAAGCCAGAGGGACTCCTCCTGACTGATCTTTCAATCGAGACGTCGCATCCAGATTTCACCGGCACCGGGCTGAAGGTTGATTCAATCGTGAAGTGTGACAAACTGGCCACTGTGCACCGCCGGATCATTTTGGGAGAGCTCGGGGCTCTTTCTTCGGCGCTTCTGATTGAGCCGGGTGCCCGTCTTCGTATGGCTCTTGGCTTGTGAAGGGAACCGTTGACCGTCATCACGCTGACCACGGACTTCGGGCTCCGGGACCCCTTCGTCGGGGCGATGAAGGGGGTGATCCTGGCGATCAACCGGCGGGTTCACCTCGTGGATCTCACCCACGAGGTCCGGCCACACGATATCCTTGAAGGGGCCCTGGCCCTGGAGGCGGCGGCCGGCTTTTTTCCGCCGGGCACGATTCACCTGGCGGTCGTGGACCCGGGGGTGGGAACCGCGCGCCGGGCCCTCGGCGTGAACGCCGGCGGACAGCTCTTCGTCGGCCCCGACAATGGCCTCTTCACCTTTCTCTTCGCCCGGCCGGGATGGAGCGCGGTCTCCCTGGAGGGTGCCGCCTATCGCCTGGCCGAGGTGAGCCCGACGTTTCATGGCCGGGATGTCTTCGCCCCGGCTGCCGCGTACCTGTCGCTCGGCGTGCCGCTCCGGCGCTTCGGCCCCGAGGTCGGCGATCCCGTCACCATTGCCTGGCCCGCCGCGCGGCAGGAAGGGGATGCGGTGGTCGGCGAGGTGGTCCACATCGACCGCTTCGGAAACCTGGCGACTTCCATCAGGGCGGCGGACCTGAGCCCGCTCGGGCCCGACGCCTCACTGGCTGTGGAGGTCGAGGGCGTGGTGGTGTCAGGGCTGTCCGCGGCTTACGCCGAGCGCTCCGCGGGAGCGCTCGGTGCCATCGTCGGATCCAGCAGCCGGCTCGAGCTGTTCGTCAGGGACGGCAGTGCCCGCGACCGTTTCGGGTTGGGCCGGGGGACGCGGGTGACGGTTCGCAAGCGCGGGGGCCCCGCATGAGGCGTGGGCGCCCGGCGGGCAAGACCCTAAGGACTGGAGGAAGCGGGTGACGAGGGAGGGGTGGATGAGCCCGCGCCGGAACGCGGCTCCTGGGCCTTCTTCTCGTCCTGGGCCTTCTTCTCGGCATCCTGCGCCTTTTTGCGCGATTCCGACGGGTAGTCGTTCACGTAAAAGCCCGATCCCTTGAGGATGAACGGAGCCGGAGCCAGCAGGCGGCGGACCGGCCCGCCGCATTTCTCGCAGGCTGTGAGGGGCGGATCGGAGATGCGCTGCGAGACCTCGAAGACGCGCGCGCAGCGCTCACACTCGTACTCGTACTTGGGCACGTACATCACCTCCTGTAGAAAACGTAGCACGGCGGTTCCGGGGCTGTCAAAGGGCCGGTGGGCCAATTGGCTCGTTCTGGGACTGGCCGTGACGGCGCTCACCGCGTGCGCTGCGGCAAAAGAAGCCGAATTGAGCCGCCTGCGAGCCCGAGCCGCGCATGAGCAAGCCCTCAGTGAGCTTTGCTTAGATGATCGAGCGCGCACACAGCCGTGTCAGCCCGCGGTTTCCAGGGCCCTAGCCGCCCTTCAGGAGGCGATCAGCCTGAATCCGCAGGAGCCGCTCTATCGGAGCATGCTCGGCCTCGTCCACCTGCAGGTCGAAAACCTCCCCCAGGCCATGGAAGCGTTCAAGAAAGCGCTCGAGCTTAATCCCGACTACGCCGATGCTCATCACAACCTCGGACTTGCCCTGGCCGCGGCGGGGCGGTGGGAAGAGGCCCTCAAGGCGGAACAGAAGGCTCTCGCGATTCCGACCTACACCAACGCCGAACTTGCCTACCGCAGCATGGGCTGGGCCTATTACAACCTTGACCGCCTTGCAGAGGCCGAGAACGCGCTCCTTCAGGCTCTCCGCCTTGAGCCGACCCTGGAGGCGACCCACTACCTTCTCGGGCTGGTTTTGCTCAAGGCGGGGCGCCGGGAGGAGGCCAAGGCGGCCTTTCGTCGGGCTGCGGAGGTTGCCCCCGACAGCGTCTCCGGCTTGGCTGCCCGGGAGCATCTCAAAGCCCTCGAGGGGGGACGGTAGATCCTCGGAGGGGGGCTCCGCCCCCCTTCCGAACCTCCCCCCACGATGGGTTGCGCCGGCGGAGCCGGCGCTCGAACGCGCTCAGTCGGATGCGCTCCTAGCCGCCCGGGGATGGCCCCGAGGGGGGGTAATTTTTTGCTTGACTGGCCCCGGGCCGATGGGGTAGAAAAAGGGCACCTTTGCCTGGAATTTCCTGTATTTTCGAATTCCCCGTCGGGGGATTTTGAGAGAGGAGGAGGTGGTAAGGGCTCGTTAGACGAGCGGAGGGGTCGTGGTTCTACCTTTCAGCGAAGTATCGTGCGCGCAGATCGAGTTTCGTAGCAGGTTCCCGTTGTTAAACCACAGATGAGGAGGCGGTAATGAGACGGTACTGGGTGGTAGCTGTTGCTGGACTCACCCTCCTCGGGGCCCTGGCGCCGCCCGCCTTTGCTCAGGCCCCGGCCCCCAAGGTGACGATCTCGGGGCTCCTAGATTTCGCCACGACGTGGTCCAATAACCTGCAGGACACCGATTCGACCCGCAGGGAGACGGAGTGGTACTCCCGGGAGCGCGGTCGTCTGGACTTCATCGGCGAGCTCGGGAAGGCCAAGATGGTGTGGGGCATCGAGCTTGACTTCGTCAACGGTAACACGACCACCGGCGGCACCCACGCCGGGGTCAGCGCGGGGTTCGACCTCGACACCGACGTCGCGGGCGTGGTCGAGACCAAGTGGCTCTACCTAGATTTCCCGTTCACCGGCGCCGGTGCCCTCTTGCCGTTCATCGCCGTTCCGACTCAGGCGCGCGGCGGCGCCCAGCCCTTCGTCGGCCATGACTACAAGTTCGGCATCCTGGCCTCGGGCGACTTCGGCGGTTTGACCCTGACGACGACCTTGGCTCCGGGTGTGAAGAACACGCTGACCGTCGCCCAGCTCGACGAGTGTAACTTCGACACTGAGGCCAACGGCCGCTGCCCGGGCACGAACCGCGAGAACTGGGCGATCCTCGACAGCATCGAGTTCAGCCCGCAGAAGGGCCTCACGGTCAAGCCGACCTTCTCCTATGCGGACTTCACGGGCGCCCACACGGGGGCGGGCGGGTTCCTGGGAACCATCAACCGCGGCGGCTTCACGATCGGCGCCTTGAAGCAGTGGCGGGCCACCGTCGGCGGCGATGTCCGCTGGACAATGGGCCCCTGGTCACTCGAGCCGACCTTCCACTACCAGTTCGGCGAGCAGGACATCAGCGCCACCCGGGAAGTGGATATCAACGCCTGGATCGTGGACGTGATCGGCGGCTGGCGCTCAGGCCCGCTGAACCTCGAGCTGCGCTTCATGTACACGAGCGGGAACGACGCCGACGAGTGCGTCCAGACCACCGTCACGGGCTGCAAAGGGCGGAGCGACATCAACTACTACACGCCGATCAACACCGGCTTCGCCTACTTCACGGGCTGGAGCGAGCTTCAGACGAGCGGCACCGAGTACAACAACTGCTTCCCCTGCGGCGCGCAGCCTCTTGCGCTGGGACGGGCTGTCGGCTATGACAAGTACGGCCGGATCGTCCTGTCGGCTCGGGCGACGTATGCCGTCACGCCGGCCTTCTCGCTCCTCGGGATGGTCATCCCGTCGTGGACTGCCGAGGAAGTGGACACCAACGGCGCGCTCAGCACGACGACCGGCATCACGCCTGCCCTGAAGACGGGTGAAAGCCGTGTCAACGGCGACGAGAGCTATCTCGGGACCGAGATCAACGTCGGCTTCACCTGGCGCTTCGCGCCGGGGCTGACGTTCGACTGGCGCTACAACCACCTGTTCGCGGGTGAGGCCTTCGATCAGTGCCAGGTCAGCGGGGGCTGCGCCAGCAACAGGCAGGTCAGGGGCGCCAAGGACATCGATTCCGTGATCGCCCGCGTGAGGTACACGTTCTAGGGCGAGACTGCTGGCTGGCTTCAAACGGGGCATGGGGCCTCCCATGCCCCGTTCTTTTTCTGCATTCTTGACTGGTTTCGCCCCGTGGGGTAGAGTGTGCGGCAAGGGAGGAGACTCGTTACGATGAAGCAGTTCAAAGTGGTGGTCGAGAAGCATCCCGATGGCTACGTCGCTTATCCGCTCGGCTTCAAAGGAGTCGTGGTCGGTGAAGGCGACACGTACGAGGAGGCGCTGGCCGACGTCAAGTCTGCCATTCGGTTTCACATTGAGACTTTCGGTCAGGAGGTTCTCGAGACCGATGCGTCAGTGCTCGAAGTCTTCATCGCCGAGACCGGGGTGGCCATTTAGTACGGTTGGTTTCCAACCATGACGTGGGCCCCGGCTCGTCCCCGGCATCCTGTATGGGGCGTTGGACGTAGGTTTGTCATGAGGTGCTGCGCTCGCATATGGATCAGTCTCGCAGTGTTGACTCTGGGCTGTCCGTTGCCGGCTTCGGCATTGGAGTACCGGCTGCGAGTCGCGAATCTCTACGAGGATGCCTTCTACGCGCTCCTGGGGGCGGCAGGCACGCGCAGCGAGGGGCCGGTGCAGGGCCCGTCCCGCCTGATCGAGGCCCTCGACACGGGGGCCGTGTCTGCAGGGGTCCTGCTCTACGATCGCCCGCTCGAGCCTGCCCGCGCCCCCGTCGCGACGGCGTTCGGGGCTGTCAGGCTCCGTCCGGCGGCGCCGCCGAACGGGGAGGAAAAGCACCGGTGGCACGAGGTCCGCTGGGACGGGGCTCCGGGCGAGCAGAGCGTCTGGGTGATCGCCTCGACGCGCCCGCGCTACACCGAGGTCCGCGATGTGGCCCTCAAGGGTACCGGGCCGCTGGTCCGCACGATCCCCCACCTGGTCGCCCCCGCCCAGGCGCCCGCGAAGGTCCTCGGCGTTCAGATCGGTTTCATCGAGGGGCATGAGGGGAACCCGATTCTCTGGAACAGCCACCTCTCGCCGGTCCTCGACCTGAGCGATGGCGTCGGCGTCGTCGTGGGCGTGAACCGCAGCTCCGGCTTTGCCGATCACGTCTTCATCGTCGTGAAGCATGGTCCCTCGCCGAGCACGTACAACGTGGTCCTGGCCTGGAAGCGCCGGCCCCACGAGACAGAGGCTGGTGGGGATCGTAACGGGCGCGACGCTCAGATGATGCGGTAGAGCGACACGGCGGACCGTGCGTCGTGGCTCGCCCCGAGGTGACCATAGCCGCTCGGCGCCCCACG
This Candidatus Rokuibacteriota bacterium DNA region includes the following protein-coding sequences:
- a CDS encoding type II toxin-antitoxin system HicB family antitoxin codes for the protein MKQFKVVVEKHPDGYVAYPLGFKGVVVGEGDTYEEALADVKSAIRFHIETFGQEVLETDASVLEVFIAETGVAI
- a CDS encoding zinc ribbon domain-containing protein, coding for MPKYEYECERCARVFEVSQRISDPPLTACEKCGGPVRRLLAPAPFILKGSGFYVNDYPSESRKKAQDAEKKAQDEKKAQEPRSGAGSSTPPSSPASSSP
- a CDS encoding type II toxin-antitoxin system PemK/MazF family toxin, which encodes MRRGTTVLTPFPFTDLSGAKVRPAVVVSPSDRPGEDVILAFISSVKPEGLLLTDLSIETSHPDFTGTGLKVDSIVKCDKLATVHRRIILGELGALSSALLIEPGARLRMALGL
- a CDS encoding SAM-dependent chlorinase/fluorinase, whose protein sequence is MTVITLTTDFGLRDPFVGAMKGVILAINRRVHLVDLTHEVRPHDILEGALALEAAAGFFPPGTIHLAVVDPGVGTARRALGVNAGGQLFVGPDNGLFTFLFARPGWSAVSLEGAAYRLAEVSPTFHGRDVFAPAAAYLSLGVPLRRFGPEVGDPVTIAWPAARQEGDAVVGEVVHIDRFGNLATSIRAADLSPLGPDASLAVEVEGVVVSGLSAAYAERSAGALGAIVGSSSRLELFVRDGSARDRFGLGRGTRVTVRKRGGPA
- a CDS encoding porin; its protein translation is MRRYWVVAVAGLTLLGALAPPAFAQAPAPKVTISGLLDFATTWSNNLQDTDSTRRETEWYSRERGRLDFIGELGKAKMVWGIELDFVNGNTTTGGTHAGVSAGFDLDTDVAGVVETKWLYLDFPFTGAGALLPFIAVPTQARGGAQPFVGHDYKFGILASGDFGGLTLTTTLAPGVKNTLTVAQLDECNFDTEANGRCPGTNRENWAILDSIEFSPQKGLTVKPTFSYADFTGAHTGAGGFLGTINRGGFTIGALKQWRATVGGDVRWTMGPWSLEPTFHYQFGEQDISATREVDINAWIVDVIGGWRSGPLNLELRFMYTSGNDADECVQTTVTGCKGRSDINYYTPINTGFAYFTGWSELQTSGTEYNNCFPCGAQPLALGRAVGYDKYGRIVLSARATYAVTPAFSLLGMVIPSWTAEEVDTNGALSTTTGITPALKTGESRVNGDESYLGTEINVGFTWRFAPGLTFDWRYNHLFAGEAFDQCQVSGGCASNRQVRGAKDIDSVIARVRYTF
- a CDS encoding tetratricopeptide repeat protein translates to MLGLVHLQVENLPQAMEAFKKALELNPDYADAHHNLGLALAAAGRWEEALKAEQKALAIPTYTNAELAYRSMGWAYYNLDRLAEAENALLQALRLEPTLEATHYLLGLVLLKAGRREEAKAAFRRAAEVAPDSVSGLAAREHLKALEGGR